The Papio anubis isolate 15944 chromosome 2, Panubis1.0, whole genome shotgun sequence region AATTTCTTGTGACTCtgttttggcattttcttttttaatatactaggagcctaaaaaaaaaaaaaaaaaaagagagagaaggcccAGGCACCTACACTCTGAGGGGCCCCCATAGTCAGTTGCGCAGGCTTTCATACTATGGTAATGGTCATAGAGGCTATTGAGGAGGACAGACCTTCAATAACTAATCATGCAAAGAAGTCACTAATGTGAGGACTGGGTGCCTTGAAAGGGTGTAATAGGGACCCTCCCCTATTTGGGCCATCAGGAAGGATTTCTTCAAGCAGGTGAAATTGAAGgggcctcttccccttcccctagaGGGGATCAATGTTAGGCAGCAGAGGTGATAAATCTCAATAACCAGTTGTTTTTTAAGGAAAGAGCCAGACTCTAAGGATGATGCTCATAATTTGGGTTTGGGCAAAGGGGTGAATTGGCAGTGTTGTTAACCAAACTAGGTAACCAGGGATTCTTTTAGGGTAACTAAAACTATTTTCTGGCAGTAGATCGGTTGATAAGATGATTAGTTCAGTGTTGGATATGTTGAGTGTGAGAGGCCTTTGAGACATCAGAGTAGAGACGTTTTGCAAATATATGATCTTGTGTTATAAGAAGAGCTTAGTAACTCCTTGTAAATTCAGAACCTCATAGTATGTAAGGCAGTGGATAGTCCAGTGGGGAATTGAAAGAAGAATGGATATATGGCCTCTGCTTTCAAGGAGTTTATTCTCTAATTGCAGTCAAGGAGTTCAGTAACCACAGATTATCCCAGTAACCCTCTAAGACAACAGCAAGAGAAATGTCTTGGGCAGTACAACAGTGATTGCCAAATTAATTGTATCAATGTTTCTTGATTTTCTATATCCATCTTAGTATCTAAGTAAAATCGTGCAtttggttttacttttgtttcacTCTAGTAGTTAGAGGTAGGTTGAAAATAGCATGATTTTATTTAACAGTACCATGGGTTATTTGCTTTGgagtaattaattttaaatttatgatgtAGGTACTGTTatttgtcccattttacagaagagaaaaactgtGGCACTGaggggttaagtaactttcccaaagttATGTAACTAACAAATTATAAAGTTGGTATTTGGACTTAGATAATCCAAAATCAAAGCCCCTTCCCCTAATTTTTAATCCTATTTTTTAACGAAATATATCCCCTATCATTTAAGTTATTTGAAAACCTTATTTTCAGTGGCTGcgtaatttatttaacattcgCCTAGTGCctgtatttccatttatattttccaGATAAATCCTTGCAAGTGGGTTTCCTGtactaagaaatataaaatgtttaagacTTCTTAAGCCAAATACAACTCATTTTcagaaaagttcaaaaaatttgcaGTGTGTATATGCTTTTCAATCCCATATAGAAGTTTTCTCAATCCCGTATGACTGCCTAAACCGAAACAGAACTCAGCAACACTGTGATAAAGGTGGTGGTTAGGATAATAAATCAGAGACTGTTAGGGCAGGAAAGAACTCCAGGTTTCATCTAGGCCTGCCTCCTTCTTTTATTCATTAAGAACCAAGGCTTAGAAAGGTTAAGAAACATGACCCAAACATGCCATTACAAGCATAGTTAGGACAAGGACCTGCACACAGCACTATGTGCTATATTGAGCCTGAGACTCTTGGATGGTTTGGACGATTCCAGGGTGTCCTGAAATGACTGCCTGGGGTCGCCGCTGAGATATAAGAGACTTTTAGTGTTTGGGTTAGCTTCCAAGTTTCCCCCTGAGTTTCACAGTTGTATCAGAGGGGTGGAAGTAACCCAAAGGGGTCTGTCCTGAACTGAGAAGCCCATTATCACCTAGAGATAAAGTCTGCTGGGCCAGGGGAAATCCTGAGATCTCCTTTCATGAGTTTTCTTTGACCTGGCCTAGTGTCAGATCCACGAGGGTGATTCTGGACTCTCTTTTCATTATTCTGTTGATGCTATGATATGTGTCAACAAAGGGCTACTCACATAATTAAAAACTCACacaattcaagactgtttttttttttaatagcagtgaCCAAAAATGGagggtatttctgtctttatttattttttattttatttatctatttatttttgagatggagtcttgctctatcgcccaggcaggagtgcagtggtgcgatctcggctcactgcaaactccgcctcctgggttcaagccactctcctgcctcagcctcctatgcagctgggactacaggtgcccgcccccatgcctggctaattttttgtattttttgtagaggcggggttttaccgttttagccaggatggtctcaatctcctgaccttgtaatctgcccgccttagcctcccaaagtgctgggattacaggtgtgagccacctagcCTGGCTGGGTATTTCTGTTTATTAACCAGAAGCGACTCCACCATGTGgcaataatgtaaataaaatttgcaATTTGATTTGGCTTGATATCTGGCTAGGTGGGGCTAAGGTGTTTTAACAATAAATCTCAAAGTTTCATTGCCTTAGCACAATAAGGGATTGTTTCTTACAAAATCTGAAGTAGGCTGGTTGATCACCTTCTGGGTTGCAGGTATGCTACACCAAggttgcccaggcaggagaagagagaggtaAAAGAGTCATGTAGACTGCTAACTGACCCAGCTTGGAAAGTGACATGTGCTAGTTCAGCTTACGGTGTATTAGCCAGAACTAAAAACATGGGACCAATCTAACtggagggagaggctgggaaaGAGTGGGAGCAGCACACAGATATTTGATGAACACTAATTGTTTTTTCCATACACTTGATGcttgatattttgaaattatcaaCCTAAAAAAATGTGTAGGCAATTTCACATCATTTCAAGTTTTAAACATAAAGATAAAAGTTTCATATCACTTTCCTTCAGAGAGGCTTGAAGGGCCACTGTATGGAGAAGTATATACTGTCAACGCAAAGAAATTCTTTTGATTTCTGTGTTAAAAATAATGGAACTTTTGCTTAATGTTTGTGAGATTTGGGCAAGTAGTCTAACTTCTCTAAATGAGTATCCCTAAAGAAAAAGGGATAACAGTGCTTCATTCAGGGGTATGTTGCATAAATTAGGTTGAAGACTGAACATAAAACACTTGACACAGTGCAGAGTACATGGTAAGTATTCAACAAAtgtgagtttttattttgtttttattgatattATTGATACTGTAGTGGCATTTACTACTATGCACAGTAATGTAGGATCCTCAGAATCATCCTCAGTGCTATATATCCATAATCAGAAGACAGTGTACTTTATGGAAACAAGTGATGTTTTGTCCAGATTCTGgcaataaaatgtcttttattttctgtgtgttcttATATTTGTAGATCATGGGGAATTTCAGAGGTCATGCCCTCCCTGGaaccttcttttttattatggGTCTTTGGTGGTGTACAATGAGTACTCTGAAGTATATCTTCAAAAAGCAAAAGCGAACCTGCTACCTTGGTTCCAAAACATTATTCTGTCGATTGGAAATTTTGGAGGGAATTACAATAGTTGGCATGGCTTTAACTGGTGAGTGGaccatctgttttctgtttttacctTGTGGGtgttttcatatgtaaaatatgaaacaatataaaatcatgaaattgctaaaaggaatttttattaaaaaatatctcAACACATATTCTAATTGTAATTTCTATCAGATACAATTCATTGGGAAGGTAATAATTTACACTTATACAAAGAGCTATTTCTTAATGAATTAGTCATAGTAGTTAACTTGCCTACCCAGTCAAAGTgagtttcttttaaagaattgATTGGAgcttctgaaataattttatatcaattGTTCTGATCTCTGAAAGAACAAACCCTATCAAAAACCATTTTGCAAATGATGTGAAATTAATCAAGTTATTATGGAAAAGCTTCAGTAATACATCATTTCTGATAGGCTGTAGAAGACTTTAGCTTTCTGCACACATCTTTGTTTCTTGGTTCCTAAGTTGGAGAAAGAGATTAGGCCAGATGACTTCTAAGGCCTTTCCACTGAATCTTCCATCTCAAGAttcaatgaaaatgttctgtgttCTTGAGAGTTCCACTCTAGCCTCTCTgttataaaagataaattttctgattttcccaTTAGATTTCTTCATGCTTTATTCATGGCAACAGGTCTTTTCTATGGCATCAAGTTACACAGTAACATTTCCAAAGAGGGAAATTTCCTTGCCAAATTCTATAGATTAACAAATAAGGCAGTATTTGCATCTGCTGTATCCGTCTggacttcttttttccttttttttttttttttttttttgagatggagtctcggtctatcagccaggctggagtgcagtggcattatcttggctcactgtaacctctgcctcttgggttcaagcaattgtgcCTCAGCTCTCAAGtaggattacaagcgcctgccaccacacctggctaatttttgtatgtttagtagagatggggttggccaGACTGggtgcgaactcctgacctccagtgatctgcccgcctcggcctcccgaagtgttgggattacaggtgtgagccactgtgctcagtcctGTCTGGGCTTTCTCAGTTATCATAATTGGAGAAAAGCTGAACTCTTTAGCATTTTTATCTGGTACCAAGCACAACCCCCTACTTTATGGCAGCTACTGAAAGATGTAGTATTTAAGAAGGAAATAATCAGTCTCCATAGGAGTTGTCTCCCAAATTCAAATCTCCAAATAATTCAGGATGTATCTTAGTCATTAGATTGGAATGGGCAGTGGAACTAAGATCATTGGCATTGAAGATCTGAAATAGCTGTTTAATTCAATTGGCTATCTTTGGCTAAAACTATTTATTTGAACCAGCATCTGAACCTCCAGAACAAGCCTTAAGTGCCAGTGCTCAGCTGTTAGGGAACACCTCAGAGAGAAGAATCAATGTCACAAGAGAACATTAGATTGGAATAAGCAATGGGTTAATCCTCCTGCATCTTCTTGAATTCTAGGTAAAGCAGAGTTGCTAAAACTGTGATGTGTTTCTTtgcaggcatggctggggagcAGTTTGTTCCTGGAGGGCCCAATCTGATGTTATATGACTATAAACAGGGCCACTGGAACCAACTCCTAGGCTGGCATCATTTCaccatgtatttcttctttgggcTGTTTGGTGTGGCAAACATATTATGTTTCACCATCAGTTCACTTCCTGTTTCCTTAACCAAGTTAGTGTTGTCAAATGCCTTATTTGTGGAGGGTAAGTATTAATGAGTATTTTCATGTACCTTTCTCTATTAGTGGGCATTTGTGTAGCCCTTCATATTAATATACCTCTGGCATCTTGTTGCAGCCTTGATTGATAGGGCCATATATTTGGGCCATAATGAAATATTTGGGTGTCCTAGGCAGAGTGCCAAAGATCTACGTGCTGTACTGACTCATTTAGTAGAACTGGGCAAACACAATTGTTCAATTGCTATGTTCACATTTCACATCTGTCTCAAAGGACCACTTATGAAGGTTACTCCTCTCTGGGTTGTTCTGaagattatcatttttttttttttttttttttttttttttttacttttaacaaatGAAAACGGATCCCAGAGTAATAAAGCATGAATACACTGAAATGAGGCAGCCACGCAGAGCAGAACAGCTTTCACTATCTACTAATAGGCTTTTTCATATTGATACAGTAATACTCTGCCATTTCATGACAAGTAGGGTCCAAAAAATGCAGTCACATAAAAAATATGGGGTCCTAAGTTTGGAAagttaattaaaacaatattttttgttCAGCTGGTCTCCCAGTTACtgtagggagaaaaaagaaaacaagcatttaATGATTTGTTTTCATGTATTACACAGGTAAGAAATAGATTGATTATGGAAATAGATAACCACAAATTGATCGGGAGGCAGTCACTTCCTACTCACCTTACCTCTGGCATCTGAAGATAAGAACTTTTGCCCATACCTCTTGGGAACAAGGGCTGGACAAAAGATGGATGTCAACAACTAATAGCCCAGTTCTCATTATCTCAGGGTGTTACCATATTTTGAACGAacatcttttctctttgtcttcatgAAAAAGATGAAGCTGAAACCTGTCCATAGGATGAAGAAATGCAGCTATTTACTGCTTCTTGGGAGCTTCCAGAGCCTGTTGTTATACCTGTCAAAATCCACCCATATGATTTATATGTATTTGCCTCCTCCAGTGGACTGAATTGCTTAAGGCGATGCTTTGATTTATTCATCTGGGTGCTCATCTGAATTATTGCACTTGCCATGCTTACTGTTCTTTGTCCTGCTTAGAAgatgctttgaaatattttcatcttaCGGAGATTCCAGCTTCATCTTAATACTTTTCATTTGGATAAAGAGGAAAAgatattcattcaaaaatatggTTAACACCCTGAGATAATGAGAATCCATTCGTTGAAAATGTCACAATATGTTAGAGAATAAAGgtcagggaaaacaaaaagagggTTAGATTTCAAAGATTCTATTCTAATGAAGTGGCAATGTCTCCAAAAATGCAGTACTGTGGGAATCGGTGGGCACCTGCTCTTTTGGACAAATGTGTGTATGCGTAAAATTCTGTTTACAGAGAGAGGGCGAGAGAGAAACAGTGGGTGACCCTTGGTTCCACTGAAGAAGACaatctgttttttccccatcagcTTTTATCTTCTACAACCACACTCATGGCCGGGAAATACTGGACATCTTTGTGCACCAGCTGCTGGTTTTGGTCATCTTTCTGACAGGCCTCGTTGCCTTTCTAGAGTTCCTTGTTCGGAACAATGTACTTCTGGAGCTACTGCGGTCAAGCCTCATTCTGCTTCAGGGGAGCTGGTTCTTTCAGGTGAGTTGGGGTCTCTAGTTAATGTACCTGGACCCTTTGCTTGTAACTTCTCTGTTTATTTGATGAGGCAGTTTGCTCTAGACCCCAGAGACTTCCCTCCAACATACAGCCTGCAGTAAGATCATGGGCCTCTGAGAAGTAATGTTTGACTGTCCCAATAGCCTTGATGGGAGAATTGTCAGAGCAGCTGGGAAGTGGTGCGTGCACATCTTCATCACATACCTGGACATCCATTATGTAGGAACTCTGAGCCGATGCTTTTAGTTAGAAGCAGTTCCTGACACTAAAGCAGCTTATAGTGTAATAAGCTTAAGAAATATATAGAAGGCAGAAAAGAGAGCaaactattatttattgagaaataaCTATATGTTGGCTACTGTACcaaacttttatatatacattgttttattttttccttgcaaCAGCCTGGAATTCAGGCATTATCATCACCAATTTACAGATAGGAAGACTCAGAGAGACCAAGTCTCATACAATAATGGAGCTAGGATCTAAATTTGGATTCATCGGACCCGAGGCCCCAGGCTTTTTCCATTTTAAGCTGTTAACTCTTTAACCTTGATGTGTTGTTGAAAGCATGAATTCCAATCAGTGAACATACATTTTATAGAGACCGATGGATCATAATCCAACATGCATACATATCTGTAAACAAAGTCTAGGATGGAAGGTGAATTTTGGTTTAATCAGGGGAGACTTCTTAGAAGAGATTTTTAGTCACCAGAGAGCAGAGATTTGGGATAATAAGGTTATTTTAGAGACTTGTATTGCACATGAGGAGTGATAAAAAGCATTGGTAGGGGAGCGGGAGAGAAACATTGTCGTCAAATGGGATAGAAAAGATGTACTATTTAAGCATGTAAGAAAGTGGAAAGGCTGTTGGAGCAAAGGCCAGTAAAGAGGGACTAGATCCAATGGTTATTTTAATGGAAAACTTCATagaaaaaactaacaaatacTCTATAATGTGAAGAAGCTGATAATTGGTgaatttaattatgtaaaatgttatataaaacacTTCATATATCTTGCTGTGTCTTGTGTATCTTGTCTGCTCCTGACACATAACAatgacagataaaataaaataaaataaataaaataatagaaatagaaatagaaaaaaatagaaaattggaaagaaaatgttaaaaagaaatttaaacaataaagtaGA contains the following coding sequences:
- the TMEM45A gene encoding transmembrane protein 45A isoform X2; protein product: MGNFRGHALPGTFFFIMGLWWCTMSTLKYIFKKQKRTCYLGSKTLFCRLEILEGITIVGMALTGMAGEQFVPGGPNLMLYDYKQGHWNQLLGWHHFTMYFFFGLFGVANILCFTISSLPVSLTKLVLSNALFVEAFIFYNHTHGREILDIFVHQLLVLVIFLTGLVAFLEFLVRNNVLLELLRSSLILLQGSWFFQIGFVLYPPSGGPAWDLVDHENILFLTICFCWHYAITIVIVGMNYAFITWLVKSRLKRLCSSEVGLLKNAEREQESEEEM
- the TMEM45A gene encoding transmembrane protein 45A isoform X1, which gives rise to MINDSEGKMGFKHPKIMGNFRGHALPGTFFFIMGLWWCTMSTLKYIFKKQKRTCYLGSKTLFCRLEILEGITIVGMALTGMAGEQFVPGGPNLMLYDYKQGHWNQLLGWHHFTMYFFFGLFGVANILCFTISSLPVSLTKLVLSNALFVEAFIFYNHTHGREILDIFVHQLLVLVIFLTGLVAFLEFLVRNNVLLELLRSSLILLQGSWFFQIGFVLYPPSGGPAWDLVDHENILFLTICFCWHYAITIVIVGMNYAFITWLVKSRLKRLCSSEVGLLKNAEREQESEEEM